The genomic DNA GATGAACAAAAGTTGGAAGCTGACCTCAAGAATGGGATCCTGACAATCCGCTTACCCAAAGTGGAAAGGGCAAAGCCCAAATCGATCCAGATCTCGGTGACGTAATTGCGCCGTCAAGCCAACGACGGATAGCGGGGAGACCTTTCTTGCGGCGAGCACCCGTCTGGTATGGAAAGAGGCGCTGAGTAACAGTAAATACCCAGTGCAATGGAACGCAAGGACTACTATACCGTTTTAGGCGTTACTCCCGCAGAAGGCCTGCACGCCATCCGACGGGCATATCGGAGTTTGGCGAAGCAGTACCATCCGGATTATGCGGGACAGGAAGGACAGACGCAATTTCAGGAAATCCAAGAAGCCTACGAGATCCTCTCCGACCCACAAAAACGGAAGGAGTATGATGCAAGGCGACCTGCGGTGCGGCTAGCCCGAGTGGTCGCCGAACCACTCGTTCCCAGGCACCCTCGGACACATGCGCCGGAGCACCTCGTCATGCGAACCTCAACTCCGGAAGAATTCTCCGCATCGCCCCGTGCGGCTCCTTGCCGGTTCTGCCATGGACGCCGCAGTCCGTTTGAGCCGCCTTGTCCGTTCTGTCACGAATTCGACCCTCAGGCCGAGGACATGGCGCACTACCTCCTGCAGTGGTTGAGAACGCTTCGCATGAGGTGAGGCCTCTGACCCCTATTCTTCTCTATTCTTCTGTGCGGGCGACG from Nitrospira sp. includes the following:
- a CDS encoding Chaperone protein DnaJ; the protein is MERKDYYTVLGVTPAEGLHAIRRAYRSLAKQYHPDYAGQEGQTQFQEIQEAYEILSDPQKRKEYDARRPAVRLARVVAEPLVPRHPRTHAPEHLVMRTSTPEEFSASPRAAPCRFCHGRRSPFEPPCPFCHEFDPQAEDMAHYLLQWLRTLRMR